A genomic region of Streptosporangium lutulentum contains the following coding sequences:
- a CDS encoding LpqB family beta-propeller domain-containing protein, with protein MSLIVVLAWAGTACSVIPTGNKPITFEDVRKGNPLGDPYSRVIATPPKDGWSPEDIVTGFRAAMASPDDLGREVARQYLTDDFAKQWNPQDRVMVYGTGEYEKIPPAREGKTRVTFKGSITAYIDQDGRYQPSGGTLSEPFSLVKQPNGWRISEAPKELLLSESDVDHGYLSVDLYFLDSQWKGLVIDQVRVPIDPASNFAKTAVERLLKGPSSLLRGAVKTAFEPGTRLIDVTTENNRVIINLNKRVAPDLVDPMAAQLAGTLSGLTKGGWGFEVEVNGESYYSDAPLRIDAQEQSVFDPWMTPRDAAPYYLVDGGLRLLLPKEKIGQAVPGRAGEKDETRTRPAISGQALRQVAALSKDGKSISVAPIAPGGEWKEWTTGVSLTPPSWDRYNTLWTVDRPNDHTSRVIRHDSDNRQQYRVTAPDLDTLYVELLKVARDGVHVAVVVRDGTEERVLIGTVIGQGSATRIDNLQPVVLGNQIQGNQTIEDIAWKDGKSLYMLTDKSVLLEASVVSAAKQLPSDPRIGSITALDGTLLAGAKEDNGKSQILYWNWTSAKWEALVKDEAGKSDFVENGPTDPAYPLG; from the coding sequence GTGAGCCTGATCGTCGTGCTGGCCTGGGCCGGAACGGCCTGCTCGGTCATCCCCACGGGAAACAAGCCCATCACCTTCGAAGACGTGCGCAAGGGCAATCCGCTGGGTGACCCGTACTCGCGGGTCATCGCCACGCCGCCGAAGGACGGCTGGTCGCCGGAGGACATCGTCACCGGCTTCCGGGCCGCGATGGCGAGCCCGGACGACCTCGGACGTGAGGTCGCGCGTCAGTACCTCACCGACGACTTCGCCAAGCAGTGGAATCCGCAGGACCGTGTGATGGTCTACGGGACGGGCGAGTACGAGAAGATCCCGCCCGCCCGGGAAGGCAAGACCAGGGTCACGTTCAAGGGCTCCATCACGGCGTACATCGATCAGGACGGCCGGTACCAGCCGAGTGGCGGCACCCTGAGCGAACCCTTCAGCCTCGTCAAGCAGCCGAACGGGTGGCGGATCAGCGAGGCGCCCAAAGAGCTGCTGCTGTCGGAGTCCGACGTCGACCACGGCTACCTCTCCGTGGACCTGTACTTCCTGGACTCCCAGTGGAAGGGCCTGGTGATCGACCAGGTCCGGGTGCCGATCGACCCCGCCTCGAACTTCGCCAAGACGGCGGTCGAGCGACTGCTCAAGGGGCCGAGCAGCCTGCTCCGGGGCGCGGTGAAGACCGCCTTCGAGCCGGGCACCAGGCTCATCGACGTCACCACCGAGAACAACCGCGTCATCATCAACCTGAACAAGCGGGTGGCCCCCGATCTCGTCGACCCGATGGCCGCCCAGCTCGCCGGGACGCTCTCCGGGCTCACCAAGGGCGGGTGGGGCTTCGAGGTCGAGGTGAACGGCGAGTCCTACTACTCCGACGCCCCGCTCCGGATCGACGCGCAGGAGCAGTCGGTCTTCGATCCCTGGATGACCCCTCGCGACGCCGCCCCGTACTACCTGGTCGACGGCGGCCTGCGGCTGCTGCTGCCCAAGGAGAAGATCGGGCAGGCGGTGCCGGGCAGGGCGGGGGAGAAGGACGAAACCCGCACGCGTCCCGCGATCAGCGGTCAGGCGTTGAGGCAGGTGGCGGCGCTCTCGAAGGACGGCAAGAGCATCTCCGTCGCGCCGATCGCCCCGGGCGGCGAGTGGAAGGAGTGGACCACGGGCGTGTCCCTCACGCCGCCGTCCTGGGACCGTTACAACACCCTGTGGACGGTGGACCGGCCCAACGACCACACCTCCAGGGTGATCCGGCACGACAGCGACAACAGGCAGCAGTACCGGGTCACGGCCCCCGATCTGGACACGCTCTACGTCGAGTTGCTCAAGGTCGCGCGGGACGGCGTGCACGTCGCGGTGGTCGTGAGGGACGGGACGGAGGAGCGGGTCCTGATCGGCACGGTCATCGGCCAGGGGAGCGCGACGCGCATCGACAACCTCCAGCCCGTGGTGCTGGGCAACCAGATACAGGGCAACCAGACGATCGAGGACATCGCCTGGAAGGACGGCAAGAGCCTCTACATGCTCACCGACAAGTCCGTGCTGCTGGAGGCCTCGGTCGTCTCGGCGGCCAAGCAACTGCCCTCCGACCCCCGGATCGGGAGCATCACCGCACTGGACGGCACGCTGCTGGCCGGCGCGAAGGAGGACAACGGCAAGTCGCAGATCCTCTACTGGAACTGGACCTCCGCCAAATGGGAGGCCCTGGTCAAGGACGAGGCCGGAAAGTCGGACTTCGTGGAGAACGGCCCGACCGACCCGGCCTACCCCCTGGGCTGA
- the mtrB gene encoding MtrAB system histidine kinase MtrB: MPSPSKKRRRRTLRQVARGVRRRARRMAGGARRIWRRSLQLRVVTSTMVISIAVVAVLGVFLMQQIISTTLETRELSAKSEAQSDRNTVLGYLTRPDADAADQPDDSGEALQTGGDSPLGQATRALAQRAGSASRYSVIIRNENRPGEFQATPEIDPISIPEKQREELFKKPAGEDSIWYDRLYYKGQSEPVQGMIIGTRLDTGETGLDDSYEIYHLVPLDKEEQTLSSVQQKLTAVGAGLVLLLAAIASLVTRQVVTPVRLTRQAAERLAAGRLDERLKVRGEDDLARLATSFNEMAANLALKIHQLEELSQVQRQFVSDVSHELRTPLTTVRMAADLLYDAREDFDPMAARSAELMQNQLNRFESMLADLLEISRYDAGAADLDVDSVDVRDVVLRAVADSEALAERHSTRFDLRLPSEPCMAEMDSRRVERILRNLLFNAIEHGEGREVVVSVGADRDAVAVAVRDHGVGLKPGEENMVFDRFWRADPSRARTIGGTGLGLAISREDAILHGGWLQAWGVPGEGSQFRLSLPRVSGTALRGSPLPLVPPEVEMRRTWRGHMTPMLLPALADGGRDVD, from the coding sequence ATGCCCTCCCCGTCGAAGAAACGCCGACGTCGCACCCTGCGCCAGGTGGCGCGGGGTGTCCGTCGGCGGGCTCGCCGCATGGCGGGAGGCGCGCGCCGGATCTGGCGGCGCTCCCTGCAACTCCGCGTGGTCACCAGCACGATGGTCATCTCCATCGCGGTGGTGGCCGTGCTCGGCGTCTTCCTCATGCAGCAGATCATCTCGACCACTCTGGAGACCAGGGAGCTGTCGGCGAAGAGCGAGGCGCAGTCCGACAGGAACACGGTGCTGGGATATCTGACCCGGCCCGACGCCGACGCGGCCGACCAGCCCGACGACTCCGGTGAGGCGCTCCAGACGGGCGGGGACAGCCCGCTCGGCCAGGCCACCCGCGCGCTCGCGCAGCGCGCGGGATCCGCCAGCCGGTACTCGGTGATCATCCGTAACGAGAACCGGCCGGGGGAGTTCCAGGCCACTCCGGAGATCGATCCGATCAGCATCCCGGAGAAGCAGCGCGAGGAGCTGTTCAAGAAACCGGCCGGGGAGGACAGCATCTGGTACGACCGCCTCTACTACAAGGGGCAGTCCGAACCGGTGCAGGGCATGATCATCGGAACCCGCCTCGACACCGGGGAGACCGGACTCGACGACTCCTACGAGATCTACCACCTCGTCCCGCTGGACAAGGAGGAGCAGACCCTCTCCTCCGTCCAGCAGAAGCTCACCGCCGTCGGCGCCGGCCTGGTGCTGCTGCTGGCCGCGATCGCCTCGCTGGTCACCCGCCAGGTGGTCACACCGGTACGGCTGACCCGGCAGGCCGCCGAGCGGCTGGCCGCCGGGCGCCTGGACGAGCGGCTGAAGGTCCGGGGCGAGGACGACCTGGCGCGGCTGGCCACCTCCTTCAACGAGATGGCCGCCAACCTGGCGTTGAAGATCCACCAGCTTGAGGAGCTCTCCCAGGTCCAGCGGCAGTTCGTCTCGGACGTGTCGCACGAGCTGCGCACCCCCTTGACGACCGTGCGGATGGCGGCCGACCTCCTCTACGACGCCCGCGAGGACTTCGACCCGATGGCGGCCAGGTCCGCCGAGCTGATGCAGAACCAGCTGAACCGCTTCGAGTCGATGCTCGCCGACCTGCTGGAGATCAGCCGCTACGACGCGGGCGCGGCCGACCTGGACGTCGACTCCGTGGACGTCAGGGACGTGGTGCTCCGCGCGGTCGCCGACTCCGAGGCGCTGGCCGAGCGTCACTCCACCCGCTTCGACCTGCGCCTGCCGAGCGAGCCCTGCATGGCGGAGATGGACAGCCGCCGGGTCGAGCGCATCCTGCGCAACCTGCTGTTCAACGCGATAGAGCACGGCGAGGGCCGCGAGGTCGTCGTCTCGGTCGGCGCCGACAGGGACGCGGTGGCGGTGGCCGTACGCGATCACGGGGTGGGGCTGAAACCGGGAGAGGAGAACATGGTCTTCGACCGGTTCTGGCGAGCCGACCCGTCCCGCGCGCGGACCATCGGCGGCACCGGGCTGGGGCTGGCGATCTCCCGCGAGGACGCGATCCTGCACGGCGGCTGGCTGCAGGCGTGGGGAGTGCCGGGGGAGGGGTCGCAGTTCCGGCTCTCGCTGCCCCGGGTGTCCGGGACCGCGCTGAGGGGGTCGCCGCTGCCGCTGGTCCCGCCGGAGGTGGAGATGCGGCGGACCTGGCGGGGGCACATGACGCCGATGCTGTTGCCGGCGCTGGCCGACGGGGGACGCGATGTGGACTAG
- the mtrA gene encoding MtrAB system response regulator MtrA, which produces MKGRVLVVDDDAALAEMLGIVLRGEGFEPSFVSDGDKALDAFRDTRPDLVLLDLMLPGADGIDVCRRIRAESGVPIVMLTAKSDTIDVVLGLESGADDYIVKPFKPKELVARVRARLRRTDEPTPEILQIGDITIDVAGHSVKREEETINLTPLEFDLLVALARKPRQVFTREVLLEQVWGYRHAADTRLVNVHVQRLRAKIEKDPEHPEIVVTVRGVGYKAGPA; this is translated from the coding sequence ATGAAAGGACGCGTGCTGGTCGTCGACGACGACGCCGCTCTCGCCGAGATGCTCGGTATCGTGCTGCGCGGGGAGGGTTTCGAGCCTTCCTTCGTCTCCGACGGGGACAAGGCGCTCGACGCCTTCCGTGACACCCGGCCGGATTTGGTCCTGCTCGATCTGATGCTGCCCGGCGCCGACGGCATCGACGTGTGCCGTCGCATCCGGGCCGAGTCCGGTGTGCCGATCGTCATGCTGACCGCCAAGAGCGACACGATCGATGTGGTGCTCGGACTGGAGTCCGGGGCCGACGACTACATCGTCAAGCCGTTCAAGCCCAAGGAGCTCGTGGCCCGCGTCCGCGCGCGGCTGCGCCGCACCGACGAGCCGACTCCGGAGATCCTGCAGATCGGCGACATCACCATCGACGTCGCCGGGCACTCGGTCAAGCGGGAGGAGGAGACCATAAACCTCACCCCGCTCGAGTTCGACCTGCTGGTCGCCCTCGCCCGCAAGCCGCGGCAGGTCTTCACCCGTGAGGTCCTGCTGGAGCAGGTGTGGGGTTACCGCCACGCGGCCGACACCCGCCTGGTCAACGTGCACGTCCAGCGGCTTCGCGCCAAGATCGAGAAAGACCCCGAGCACCCCGAGATCGTCGTGACGGTCCGCGGAGTGGGCTACAAGGCCGGTCCGGCCTAG
- a CDS encoding glycerophosphoryl diester phosphodiesterase membrane domain-containing protein, with translation MSDGHGSTPGTPSGWAPNQPPPYSDTPGSPWTAPGSGPDAPPPGGPRDPGQAPDRQDPSHRLDPYDPRPPYGDHRPPPATRPGIVPLRPLGLGDILDGAIQLIRSDPKTVLGLSAIAAALGAIPVAIGQALVLGSLVPVLRDPSAETPDPGFLSQYGTSLFSYTVQFVAVVLLSGLLTGILGRAFFGGRMTAGDARRLVRSRAPALAGLAAVGVLLLLAPLFLLAGLLVTLDATGAVGALLNMLAVLGFLAYACLVITRLAFAAPVAVMERRGVADSLRRSWYLVTGGFWRTFGVLLLTLAITVLISNVLAFPFTLAGVFIGFFTEISTASQIAVAVLIAVGGIVGTMITYPFQAAVNGLLYADRRMRAEAFDLVLLTEAIEQRHQGRARASAGEAWDPSTAPGDPARSEHFGQGSPWSRS, from the coding sequence ATGTCAGATGGTCACGGATCGACTCCCGGTACGCCTTCCGGCTGGGCGCCCAACCAACCTCCGCCGTACAGCGACACCCCGGGATCGCCGTGGACCGCGCCCGGTTCGGGCCCCGACGCGCCGCCGCCCGGCGGCCCGCGGGATCCGGGGCAGGCGCCCGATCGGCAGGACCCGTCCCACCGGCTCGACCCCTACGACCCGCGGCCACCGTACGGCGACCACCGGCCGCCGCCCGCGACGCGGCCGGGGATCGTCCCGTTGCGCCCGCTCGGTCTGGGCGACATCCTCGACGGCGCGATCCAGCTGATCCGCTCCGACCCGAAGACCGTCCTGGGCCTGTCCGCGATCGCCGCCGCGCTGGGTGCGATCCCCGTGGCGATCGGCCAGGCCCTCGTGCTGGGATCGCTCGTCCCGGTCCTGAGAGACCCGTCGGCCGAGACCCCGGATCCGGGCTTCCTCTCCCAGTACGGCACCAGCCTGTTCTCCTACACGGTGCAGTTCGTCGCGGTGGTCCTGCTGAGCGGCCTGCTGACCGGGATCCTGGGCCGCGCGTTCTTCGGCGGCAGGATGACGGCGGGCGACGCCCGGCGACTGGTCCGGAGCCGGGCGCCCGCCCTGGCGGGGCTGGCGGCCGTCGGCGTCCTGCTCCTGCTGGCCCCGCTGTTCCTGCTCGCCGGGCTGCTCGTCACGCTGGACGCGACCGGGGCGGTGGGAGCGCTCCTGAACATGCTGGCGGTCCTGGGCTTCCTCGCCTACGCCTGCCTCGTCATCACCCGCCTGGCGTTCGCGGCGCCCGTGGCGGTCATGGAGCGGCGCGGCGTCGCCGACTCCCTGCGCCGGTCCTGGTACCTGGTCACCGGCGGCTTCTGGCGGACGTTCGGCGTCCTGCTGCTCACGCTGGCCATCACGGTCCTGATCTCCAACGTGCTCGCCTTCCCCTTCACCCTGGCCGGGGTCTTCATCGGCTTCTTCACCGAGATCTCCACCGCCTCACAGATCGCCGTGGCGGTTCTGATCGCCGTGGGCGGCATCGTCGGCACGATGATCACCTATCCGTTCCAGGCCGCGGTCAACGGCCTGCTCTACGCCGACCGGCGGATGCGCGCCGAGGCGTTCGACCTGGTGCTGCTGACCGAGGCGATCGAGCAGCGGCATCAGGGCCGGGCGCGCGCGTCGGCCGGTGAGGCGTGGGACCCGTCCACCGCGCCCGGCGACCCCGCCCGGTCGGAGCACTTCGGTCAGGGATCTCCGTGGTCCCGCTCCTGA
- a CDS encoding DUF4129 domain-containing protein, with the protein MVPLLTFLIGLDIDRGTARREAIQELLKSEYAKESLVDRVTRSVDQFIGDLLDRESVGVVGSVAARAALVAIVIAIIVAVIVIARRTARGGTARQEGIFGERRRTASEHREAAERLAAEGRWAEAIRERLRAVARDLEDRVIVDSTPGRTAGELAAEAGRALPDLASDLTTAARVFDDVTYGELPGTADDYAMLRDLDERLRTARPTLEKAGPS; encoded by the coding sequence GTGGTCCCGCTCCTGACCTTCCTCATCGGCCTCGACATCGATCGCGGCACGGCCCGGCGCGAGGCGATCCAGGAACTGCTCAAGTCCGAGTACGCCAAGGAGTCGCTGGTCGACCGCGTCACGCGTTCGGTGGACCAGTTCATCGGCGACCTGCTGGACCGGGAGTCCGTGGGCGTGGTCGGCAGCGTGGCCGCGCGAGCCGCCCTCGTCGCGATCGTGATCGCGATCATCGTCGCGGTGATCGTGATCGCGCGCAGGACCGCCCGGGGCGGCACCGCTCGCCAGGAGGGGATCTTCGGAGAACGGCGCCGCACCGCCTCCGAGCACCGCGAGGCCGCCGAACGGCTGGCCGCCGAAGGCCGCTGGGCCGAGGCGATCCGCGAGCGGCTCCGTGCCGTCGCCCGCGACCTGGAGGACCGCGTCATCGTCGACTCCACACCCGGCCGCACCGCCGGCGAACTCGCCGCCGAGGCGGGACGCGCCCTGCCGGACCTCGCCTCCGACCTCACCACCGCGGCCCGGGTGTTCGACGACGTGACCTACGGCGAGCTGCCGGGCACCGCCGACGACTACGCGATGCTGCGCGACCTCGACGAACGCCTGCGCACCGCCCGGCCGACGCTGGAGAAGGCGGGCCCGTCGTGA
- a CDS encoding DUF4350 domain-containing protein — MSLAAPPREGSTSTSPTARSLWRGGRGILLIALLVVAAAAVGVLLNGSSQGGRPLDPADTSLSGAQGLAQLLRARGVRVVRVTSVAEARTAGLEAAGTGATLLLGDPSFSRSEARQLAALPADRLLVGVRFPLDVLAPGVAVREDARARSREPGCALPAAARAGSAYMGGVALTAPSGAIGCYPANGAPTLVRAQDGDRTVTVTGDGQFMTNLRLAEDGNAALAMNLAGARPMLIWLVRPEAAPEAAGGASLYDLIPDGVKWAVAQVSLAVLLLALWRGRRLGPVVAERLPVVVRAAETVEGRARLYRARRARDRAAAALRGGFTDRVTPRLGLPSAAGPDATVQAITERTGQEAVRVSTALYGPPPADETGLVALAAFLDMLERQVGES, encoded by the coding sequence GTGAGCCTCGCCGCACCCCCGCGAGAGGGGTCGACCTCCACCTCGCCGACCGCGAGAAGCCTCTGGCGCGGCGGCCGGGGCATCCTGCTGATCGCGCTCCTCGTGGTCGCCGCCGCCGCCGTCGGCGTGCTGCTCAACGGCTCGTCGCAGGGCGGCAGGCCGCTGGACCCCGCCGACACCTCGCTGTCGGGCGCCCAGGGTCTGGCCCAGCTGCTGCGGGCGCGAGGCGTGCGGGTCGTACGGGTCACCTCCGTCGCCGAGGCCCGCACCGCCGGTCTGGAGGCCGCCGGCACGGGTGCCACGCTGCTGCTCGGCGACCCCTCCTTCTCCAGGTCCGAGGCCCGGCAGCTCGCCGCTCTGCCCGCCGATCGGCTCCTGGTCGGGGTGCGGTTCCCGCTGGACGTGCTCGCACCGGGTGTGGCGGTGCGGGAGGACGCGCGGGCGCGTTCCCGCGAGCCCGGATGCGCGCTCCCCGCCGCGGCCCGGGCGGGCAGCGCCTACATGGGCGGCGTGGCCCTCACCGCGCCCTCGGGGGCGATCGGCTGCTACCCCGCGAACGGGGCGCCCACCCTGGTCCGCGCGCAAGACGGGGACCGCACCGTCACGGTCACGGGCGACGGCCAGTTCATGACCAACCTGCGGCTGGCCGAGGACGGCAACGCCGCGCTGGCGATGAACCTGGCCGGAGCCCGCCCGATGTTGATCTGGCTGGTGCGCCCCGAGGCCGCCCCCGAGGCCGCGGGCGGGGCGAGTCTCTACGATCTGATCCCCGACGGGGTCAAATGGGCCGTGGCGCAGGTGTCCCTCGCGGTGCTGCTGCTGGCGCTCTGGCGAGGCCGCAGGCTCGGCCCGGTGGTGGCCGAACGGCTGCCGGTCGTGGTCAGGGCGGCCGAGACGGTCGAGGGCCGTGCCAGGCTCTACCGTGCGAGGCGAGCCCGCGACCGGGCCGCCGCCGCCCTTCGCGGAGGTTTCACCGACCGGGTCACCCCCCGGCTCGGGCTGCCCTCGGCGGCCGGGCCCGACGCGACGGTGCAGGCGATCACCGAAAGGACCGGACAGGAGGCCGTGCGCGTGAGCACGGCCCTGTACGGCCCGCCGCCGGCCGACGAGACCGGGCTGGTCGCCTTGGCCGCATTTCTGGACATGTTGGAAAGGCAGGTTGGAGAGTCGTGA
- a CDS encoding AAA family ATPase, which yields MGALRAEVSKAVVGQEAVVTGLVIALLCRGHVLLEGVPGVAKTLLVKTLAAALSLDFKRVQFTPDLMPGDITGSLIYDAKTAEFEFRRGPVFTNLLLADEINRTPPKTQAALLEAMEERQVSVDGAPHGLPDPFIVAATQNPIEYEGTYQLPEAQLDRFLLKLTVSLPPRDQEIMVLERHALGFDPRDLSHIKPVATVDDLAAGRAAVSQVHVGPEVLGYIVDIARATRHSPSLQLGVSPRGATALLAGARAWAWLSGRAYVTPDDVKALARPSMRHRIQLRPEAELEGATADGLIDAILASVPVPR from the coding sequence CTGGGAGCGCTGCGCGCCGAGGTCTCCAAGGCGGTCGTCGGCCAGGAGGCCGTGGTCACCGGGCTGGTGATCGCCCTGCTCTGCCGGGGCCACGTGCTGCTCGAAGGCGTGCCCGGCGTCGCCAAGACCCTGCTCGTCAAGACCCTGGCCGCCGCGCTCTCCCTGGACTTCAAGCGGGTGCAGTTCACGCCCGACCTGATGCCGGGCGACATCACCGGCTCACTCATCTACGACGCCAAGACGGCGGAGTTCGAGTTCCGCAGGGGACCGGTCTTCACCAACCTGCTGCTCGCCGACGAGATCAACCGCACTCCTCCCAAGACGCAGGCCGCGCTGCTGGAGGCCATGGAGGAACGGCAGGTCAGCGTGGACGGCGCGCCGCACGGCCTGCCCGACCCGTTCATCGTGGCCGCCACCCAGAACCCGATCGAATACGAGGGCACCTACCAGCTTCCCGAGGCTCAGCTCGACCGGTTCCTGCTCAAGCTGACCGTGTCGCTGCCGCCCCGCGATCAGGAGATCATGGTGCTCGAACGGCACGCGCTGGGATTCGACCCGCGCGACCTGTCCCACATCAAGCCCGTGGCCACCGTCGACGACCTCGCGGCGGGCCGGGCGGCGGTCAGCCAGGTGCACGTCGGCCCCGAGGTGCTCGGCTACATCGTGGACATCGCCAGGGCCACCCGCCATTCGCCCTCGCTCCAGCTCGGCGTCTCGCCGCGTGGCGCCACCGCGCTGCTGGCCGGGGCCCGCGCCTGGGCGTGGCTGTCCGGCCGTGCCTACGTGACCCCCGACGACGTCAAGGCCCTGGCCCGGCCGTCGATGAGGCACCGGATCCAGCTCCGCCCCGAGGCCGAGCTGGAGGGCGCGACCGCCGACGGCCTCATCGACGCCATCCTCGCCTCCGTCCCCGTCCCCCGCTGA
- a CDS encoding DUF58 domain-containing protein — protein MALTGRAALLALLGTLVVLFASRPGPAMAGVVLLIAALITVDLLLAGSVRALRFTRSGDRLVRLGESAAVELIVENPGSRRTRGVLRDAWPPSAGAAPRRLPLDVPPGERRRLVTTLTPTRRGDREAVTVTVRALGPMGIAARQGSHRVPWSVRVLPPFLSRKHLPAKLSKLRELEGQHPSMVRGQGTEFDSLREYVVGDDVRSIDWRATARRNDVVVRTWRPERDRRVLIVLDTGRTSAGRVGTAPIPLAGETPRTAGARGGAAAAGGWPRLDWSMDAALLLAALASRAGDRVDFLAYDRAVRAWLPGAGRTELLSSLVNSMAPIEAELIEADSAGMVAAVMTRARRRCLVVVLTDLNSASLEEGLLPVLPQLSSRHLVLLAAVSDPQVAAMAAGRGTSELVYNAAAAEHQNSDRRRITARLLRHGVEVVDAPPERIAPALADAYLALKAAGRL, from the coding sequence ATGGCACTGACAGGACGGGCCGCGCTGCTGGCCCTGCTGGGCACCCTCGTCGTGCTGTTCGCGTCCCGGCCGGGGCCGGCCATGGCCGGGGTGGTGCTGCTGATCGCGGCGCTGATCACGGTCGACCTGCTGCTGGCCGGGAGCGTGCGGGCGCTGCGGTTCACCCGCTCGGGCGACCGGCTGGTACGGCTCGGCGAATCGGCCGCGGTCGAGCTGATCGTGGAGAATCCCGGATCCCGCCGGACCCGGGGCGTGCTCAGGGACGCCTGGCCGCCCTCCGCCGGGGCCGCGCCGCGGCGTCTGCCGCTGGACGTGCCCCCGGGCGAGCGCCGCCGCCTCGTCACGACGTTGACCCCCACCCGCAGGGGCGACCGCGAGGCGGTCACGGTCACGGTCCGCGCGCTGGGCCCGATGGGCATCGCGGCCCGCCAGGGCTCGCACAGGGTGCCGTGGTCGGTCCGGGTGCTGCCGCCCTTCCTCAGCCGCAAGCACCTGCCCGCCAAGCTGTCCAAACTCAGGGAGCTCGAAGGACAGCATCCCTCGATGGTCCGGGGGCAGGGCACCGAGTTCGACTCGCTGCGCGAGTACGTGGTCGGCGACGACGTCCGCTCGATCGACTGGCGTGCCACCGCCCGCCGCAACGACGTCGTGGTCCGTACCTGGCGGCCCGAGCGCGACCGGCGGGTGCTGATCGTCCTGGACACCGGCCGCACCTCGGCCGGCCGGGTGGGCACCGCCCCGATCCCCCTCGCCGGAGAGACGCCCCGGACCGCCGGAGCGCGCGGCGGGGCGGCGGCAGCGGGCGGCTGGCCCCGCCTCGACTGGTCGATGGACGCGGCGCTGCTGCTGGCCGCGCTGGCCTCCCGCGCCGGCGACCGGGTCGACTTCCTGGCCTACGACCGCGCGGTGCGCGCCTGGCTCCCCGGCGCCGGCCGTACGGAACTGCTGTCGTCGCTGGTCAACAGCATGGCCCCGATCGAGGCCGAGCTGATCGAGGCGGACTCGGCCGGCATGGTCGCGGCCGTCATGACCCGCGCCAGGCGGCGCTGCCTGGTCGTCGTGCTGACCGATCTCAACTCGGCGTCGCTGGAGGAGGGGCTGCTGCCGGTGCTTCCTCAGCTGTCCTCACGGCACCTGGTGCTCCTGGCCGCCGTCTCCGACCCGCAGGTGGCCGCGATGGCGGCCGGGCGCGGCACCTCCGAGCTGGTCTACAACGCCGCGGCGGCCGAGCACCAGAACTCGGACCGGCGCAGGATCACCGCCCGGCTGCTCCGCCACGGCGTGGAGGTCGTGGACGCCCCTCCGGAGCGGATCGCTCCCGCCCTGGCCGACGCCTACCTGGCTCTGAAGGCCGCGGGCCGCCTCTGA
- a CDS encoding stage II sporulation protein M, with protein sequence MDIDAFVSAHRPVWDRLEDLIRRRRSLDGAEVDELVDLYQRVATHLSLVRSASADPILVGRLSALVARARSAVTGAHTPAWREFIRFFTVSFPVVAYRARWWWLGTTVAFLLVSTVVAAWVAGNPGVQASIATPAEIDQLVNHDFADYYSEHPAASFAGQVWTNNAWVAMQMIIMAILLGLPIPYLLWQNALNVAVSAGLMAAHGKLDIFFGLITPHGLLELTAVFLAAAVGMRLGWTVVDPGPRKRGEVLAEQGRAVMSVALGLVVVLFVSGLIEGLVTPSSLPTWARVGIGVVAEAAFLAYVIFFGRRAVAAQETGDLERAPDLAPTAG encoded by the coding sequence GGTCGACGAGCTGGTGGACCTCTACCAGCGGGTCGCCACGCATCTGTCCCTGGTGCGCTCGGCGTCCGCCGATCCGATCCTGGTGGGCCGCCTGTCGGCGCTGGTCGCCCGCGCCCGCTCGGCGGTGACGGGAGCGCACACCCCGGCCTGGCGGGAGTTCATCCGCTTCTTCACGGTCTCCTTTCCCGTGGTCGCCTACCGGGCTCGCTGGTGGTGGCTCGGCACCACGGTCGCGTTCCTCCTGGTCTCCACCGTCGTCGCCGCCTGGGTGGCGGGAAATCCCGGCGTCCAGGCGTCGATCGCCACCCCGGCGGAGATCGACCAGCTCGTCAACCATGACTTCGCCGACTACTACTCGGAGCATCCGGCGGCCTCGTTCGCCGGTCAGGTCTGGACCAACAACGCCTGGGTCGCGATGCAGATGATCATTATGGCGATCCTGCTCGGCCTGCCGATCCCGTACCTCCTGTGGCAGAACGCGCTCAACGTCGCGGTCTCCGCCGGGCTGATGGCCGCACACGGCAAGCTCGACATCTTCTTCGGCCTGATCACCCCACACGGCCTGCTGGAGCTGACCGCGGTGTTCCTCGCCGCGGCGGTCGGCATGCGCCTCGGCTGGACGGTCGTCGACCCCGGCCCGCGCAAACGCGGCGAGGTCCTCGCCGAGCAGGGCAGGGCCGTGATGAGCGTGGCCCTCGGCCTGGTCGTCGTGCTGTTCGTCTCCGGGCTGATCGAGGGCCTGGTCACCCCCTCCAGCCTGCCCACCTGGGCCCGCGTCGGCATCGGAGTGGTCGCCGAGGCCGCCTTCCTCGCCTATGTGATCTTCTTCGGCCGCCGGGCCGTGGCCGCGCAGGAGACCGGGGACCTGGAGCGGGCCCCCGACCTCGCACCGACCGCCGGTTAG